One segment of Glandiceps talaboti chromosome 21, keGlaTala1.1, whole genome shotgun sequence DNA contains the following:
- the LOC144451828 gene encoding uncharacterized protein LOC144451828 codes for MAALVLNALNIDWERTHIAHGIMLCVVLAILQSCVMELVMNTLVTFIFRVRGWSHTDQRADYSNLTLIMAYNLLALSESDIDETFEKMFEAFMGNLSENISIVLISATGNSNLKQYEIDTCQSYRNTIYETLLSECYAHIYGRDLGVDTDRLKLFWQKYSKDSLPTNTEEFCAKIANEFMLIHRVSRVLRKCGQYQDLIQLSSGDDKSYTYTDKEYYGKMARTPDEPLFHDCHDVTNLVGRHFDYTLVLDGDTGVAPGVAHELLAIAAGNPEKGLIQPAVIMNVDDGDTLFMHLEKIRQQLSARVGDSMNELFGQCGFFGKALIKNQIYLEQVIGKRGQPLEKVPVDVLSHDTFEAAILKPYYAGCTFLLEAPCYNYITWGIRERRWNKGEILLSMYFWRTTIGRLMRWLQSIVQGSDFNATKVRTECEFDFVSKYIAHSAIRMMFMKPLLLLYAFLQINAHVIFPHLPLAIIMFLVLVFPKLAILSFNNIHLVLLETFSSILQFTPEAIVGCVRLFQAIQANIWKHSKWIPQRAVEEEFMKSNAFTSSFKHLWGYSLFSAILIVIFAVFAPHVLLIYFLLMNVFLLPLFTALTSLKLKRDGSRKYYVNNTRKNFSRVENMRSLGILNSDKSYSINMSQL; via the coding sequence ATGGCGGCTCTCGTACTGAATGCTTTAAATATCGACTGGGAAAGGACTCACATTGCTCATGGCATTATGCTCTGTGTTGTACTTGCcattttacaaagttgtgtgaTGGAGTTAGTGATGAATACTCTCGTAACTTTTATATTCCGAGTTCGAGGATGGTCACACACCGACCAGAGAGCTGATTACTCGAATTTAACGTTAATCATGGCTTACAACTTACTTGCATTAAGTGAATCCGACATCGATGAAACATTCGAGAAAATGTTCGAAGCCTTTATGGGGAACCTTAGCGAAAATATCTCCATCGTCCTTATAAGTGCTACGGGAAATTCCAACTTAAAACAGTACGAAATTGACACCTGCCAGAGCTACAGAAATACTATCTACGAAACACTGCTTTCGGAATGTTACGCTCACATATACGGTAGAGACCTTGGTGTGGATACAGACAGACTAAAATTATTCTGGCAGAAATATTCAAAAGACTCACTTCCAACCAACACTGAAGAATTTTGCGCCAAAATTGCTAACGAATTTATGCTTATTCATCGCGTCAGTCGAGTTCTGAGAAAGTGTGGGCAATATCAAGACTTGATTCAGTTAAGTAGTGGAGACGACAAGTcttatacatacacagataaaGAATATTATGGCAAAATGGCGAGAACACCTGACGAACCTTTATTCCACGACTGTCATGACGTCACAAACCTTGTAGGCCGACATTTTGACTACACGCTTGTACTTGATGGTGATACCGGCGTTGCTCCAGGTGTTGCGCATGAACTTTTAGCAATTGCTGCAGGAAATCCCGAAAAGGGACTTATCCAGCCTGCTGTTATCATGAATGTTGACGATGGCGACACTTTGTTTATGCATCTAGAAAAGATTCGCCAACAACTGAGCGCGAGAGTTGGCGATTCTATGAACGAGCTCTTTGGCCAATGTGGATTCTTTGGAAAAGCACTGATAAAGAACCAAATCTACCTCGAACAAGTAATTGGCAAGAGAGGACAACCGCTTGAAAAAGTTCCCGTCGATGTCCTTAGCCACGACACTTTCGAAGCGGCTATTCTCAAGCCATACTACGCAGGATGTACGTTTCTATTAGAAGCGCCTTGTTACAACTACATCACGTGGGGTATTCGGGAGCGAAGATGGAATAAAGGAGAAATCTTGCTATCCATGTATTTCTGGAGGACCACTATTGGTCGACTAATGAGATGGCTTCAGAGTATAGTTCAAGGAAGCGACTTTAACGCCACTAAGGTGCGAACAGAATGTGAATTTGACTTTGTTAGTAAGTACATTGCGCACTCCGCCATCCGGATGATGTTTATGAAGCCTCTCCTGTTACTGTACGCGTTTCTTCAAATCAACGCTCATGTTATATTCCCACATCTGCCATTGGCCATCATTATGTTCCTCGTTTTAGTATTTCCAAAGTTAGCTATCCTGTCTTTCAACAATATACATTTAGTATTGCTGGAAACGTTTAGTTCcattttacaatttacacctgAAGCAATTGTGGGGTGCGTCAGACTTTTCCAAGCCATACAGGCTAACATTTGGAAGCATAGTAAATGGATTCCGCAAAGAGCTGTCGAAGAAGAATTCATGAAATCAAACGCTTTTACATCAAGTTTTAAACACCTGTGGGGGTACAGTCTGTTCAGTGctattttaattgtaatatttgctGTATTTGCGCCACATGTTTTACTCATATATTTTTTACTGATGAATGTCTTCCTTTTACCGCTCTTCACTGCTCTCACCTCTCTCAAATTAAAACGAGATGGGAGTCGAAAATACTACGTCAACAACACCCGGAAAAACTTTTCCCGTGTCGAAAATATGCGAAGTTTAGGAATATTAAATTCAGATAAATCCTATTCTATTAACATGTCACAACTTTGA